The nucleotide window CCTGCACCAGAAGCTCGCGACCCACACGTGCCATGGGGCACCACCAGCTTCAGTTATGCCTTGGCAAGGCGCGCCAAGGCAGCCGTCAGAAGCTTCCAGAAACTTTCGACGGAGGCGACGTTGACGCGTTCCTCAGGCGAATGCGGGTGCTGGATGGTAGGACCCAGCGAGATCATGTCCATGCCTGGGAACTTTTCGCCGATGATGCCGCACTCCAGGCCGGCGTGCACGGCCATCACTTCGGCCTCCTTGCCGAACACCTGGCGATGCACCTCCTGCATCACCGCCAGCAAAGGAGATTGCAGGTTGGGCGTCCAACTGGGGTAGCCGCCGGGCTGCTCAATCTCCGCCCCTACCAGTTCGGCAAAGGCTTTGAGGCGGTTGCGTACGGCCTCCAGCGCCGACATGACCGAGCTGCGACTGCTCATCTGGATGATGGCGTGCGTTTCGTTGCAGGCTAAGGTGGCCACATTGTTGGAGGTCTCCACCAACCCGGCAATCTCCCTACTCATGGCCAGCACGCCGTGCGGTAGCACATACAGCGAGTTGAGCAGTCGCTGCCAAGAGGCACCGTCCAAGACTCGCGCCGGCGCCTTTGGCAGCTTTTCGATCTTCACCTGCAGACCCGGTTCAACAGTGCGGAACTCAAACTTGATCGCCTCGGCCAGGCGGTTGACGCGCGTCGTGAAATCCTCGACACTGTGCCTGCCGACCAGGACGTCCGCCCAGGCCTCGCGGGCGATGGCATTGCGCTTGTTGCCGCCCCCGCAGTCGGCTGCGAGGTATTCGTATGCCCCGTCCGCTCGCCACAACAGGCGCGTCAACACCTTCAGCGCGTTCGCTCGACCCGTGTTGATGTCCAAGCCCGAGTGCCCCCCACGCAGGCCGCTGACGTGGACCTTGAGCGCCTCTCCTTCGGGAGCCGGCACATAGCTGACCGGCAGCTTGAGCACCGAGTCTGCCCCGCCGGCGCACCCGATGGTGTAAACCCCCTCTTCCTCGCTGTCGAGATTCAGGTACTTCTTGCCCTTGAGAAAGCCGGGTTTGATGTGCCGCGCCCCGGTCAGGCCGGTCTCCTCGTCAACCGTGAAGAGAAACTCCAACGGGCCATGGACAAGGGAACGATCTTCCATGACTGCTAACGCCGCGGCGACACCGATGCCATTGTCCGACCCGAGGGTTGTCCCTTTGGCGGTCACCCAGCCGTCGACGAGCTGGAGCTCGATGGCGTCGCGCCGAAAATCATGGGCCACGTCGGAGTTCTTCTCGCAGACCATGTCCAAGTGGCCCTGCAGAATGACCGTCTCCGCCCGCTCGTGCCCGGGCGATGCCGGCTTGCGCACGACGATGTTTCCCACCTCATCCCTCTCTGCCGCCAGACCATGCCTTGCCGCCACTGCCAGCACATAGTCTCCGAGCGCCTTTTCATTGCCTGAACAGTGGGGAATCTTGCGGATCTCGTCAAAGTGCCGCCACAGTGCCGTCGGCTTCAAACCTTCCAGCAGTGATGCCATGAGCCTTTCCTCCTTTTCGCTTCGCATCGAGAGACCGTTGAGCCTTCTCTGCAAGACGCGTGACTGTCTTAAACTTACGACTCTCTGCCGAGAAATGCCACAAGTTTTTCTGACGAGCACGCCGCACCACCCGCTCAAGAGGGATCTTTCTTGGACACGTCGACGAGCACGTAAAAGCGGGACCTGCCGTTCCTGAAGCACTCGAAGCTCCCCGCCAAGCCTGCCGGCGCAGGCAGTTCCACTCGCGCGGGGTGGGTTGCGCGAACATATGCCGTAAGGAGCCTTCTGATGTGGTCGTTATTGCTGACGTTGCTGGACACCAGAACATAGCGATAGGTACTCCGCCGCAACGAACGTCTGAGGGCCCTTGCCAGCAAAGGGAAGAATTGCAGATAGAGGGCGTTGTTAGAACGTGGGATTTGGATACGGTCAATGACCAAGGCTCGCGCCACATCCCCAAAGTCGAGGCAGTACACATTGCCGATCCATGCGCGGCCTCGGAAGAAGCGCATGTTAAAAAA belongs to Calditrichota bacterium and includes:
- a CDS encoding aminoacyl-histidine dipeptidase; this encodes MASLLEGLKPTALWRHFDEIRKIPHCSGNEKALGDYVLAVAARHGLAAERDEVGNIVVRKPASPGHERAETVILQGHLDMVCEKNSDVAHDFRRDAIELQLVDGWVTAKGTTLGSDNGIGVAAALAVMEDRSLVHGPLEFLFTVDEETGLTGARHIKPGFLKGKKYLNLDSEEEGVYTIGCAGGADSVLKLPVSYVPAPEGEALKVHVSGLRGGHSGLDINTGRANALKVLTRLLWRADGAYEYLAADCGGGNKRNAIAREAWADVLVGRHSVEDFTTRVNRLAEAIKFEFRTVEPGLQVKIEKLPKAPARVLDGASWQRLLNSLYVLPHGVLAMSREIAGLVETSNNVATLACNETHAIIQMSSRSSVMSALEAVRNRLKAFAELVGAEIEQPGGYPSWTPNLQSPLLAVMQEVHRQVFGKEAEVMAVHAGLECGIIGEKFPGMDMISLGPTIQHPHSPEERVNVASVESFWKLLTAALARLAKA